The Salvelinus sp. IW2-2015 linkage group LG8, ASM291031v2, whole genome shotgun sequence genome window below encodes:
- the LOC111967768 gene encoding 5-hydroxytryptamine receptor 7-like translates to MRSYLTKDLMKELARTSMTTAGMDPRLLRAPQTTIAILPTLSFTENDTSCGEQILSHGNVEKVLIGGVLTVLTLFTICGNLLVVISVCFVKKLKQPSNYLIVSLAVADLSIAVAVMPFVSITDLIGGQWIFGQVFCNVFIAMDVMCCTASIMTLCVISIDRYLGITKPLTYPVRQSGRCMAKIVLSVWLLSASITLPPLFGWAQNVNDDKVCLITQDVGYTIYSTAVAFYIPMSVMLMMYYRIYRAAKVSAAKHTIQGFPKAEDERNSVDCVAAALKLQKEVEECASFSRLLKNDRKNISIFKREQKAAATLGIVVGAFSVCWLPFFLMSTARPFICGVECSCVPLWVERFLLWLGYANSLINPFIYAFFNRDLRTTYRNILLCRYRNINRKLSAASMHEAIKLAERPDLEI, encoded by the exons ATGAGATCATATTTGACCAAAGACCTGATGAAGGAATTGGCCAGGACCAGCATGACTACAGCGGGGATGGATCCTCGTTTGCTGAGAGCGCCCCAAACAACCATCGCAATTTTGCCAACTCTGAGCTTCACGGAAAATGACACCAGCTGCGGGGAGCAGATTCTTAGCCACGGGAATGTGGAGAAGGTGCTTATCGGAGGAGTTCTCACTGTGCTCACTTTGTTCACTATTTGCGGGAACTTACTTGTGGTGATATCCGTGTGCTTTGTGAAGAAGCTGAAACAGCCCTCCAATTATCTAATTGTCTCTCTGGCCGTGGCAGACCTGTCCATAGCCGTGGCGGTGATGCCCTTTGTCAGCATCACGGACCTCATCGGGGGGCAGTGGATCTTCGGACAGGTGTTCTGCAACGTTTTCATTGCCATGGACGTGATGTGTTGCACTGCTTCGATCATGACCCTGTGTGTAATAAGCATAGACAG GTACCTAGGCATAACGAAACCCTTGACCTACCCTGTGCGACAGAGTGGGAGATGCATGGCCAAAATAGTTCTGTCTGTGTGGCTGCTGTCTGCTTCCATCACCCTGCCCCCGTTGTTTGGCTGGGCCCAGAACGTCAACGATGACAAGGTGTGTCTGATCACCCAAGACGTGGGCTACACCATCTACTCCACCGCCGTTGCATTCTACATCCCCATGTCGGTGATGTTGATGATGTACTACCGCATCTACCGAGCAGCCAAGGTGAGCGCCGCCAAGCACACCATCCAAGGCTTCCCCAAGGCGGAGGACGAGCGCAACAGTGTTGACTGCGTGGCAGCGGCCCTGAAACTccagaaggaggtggaggagtgtgCCAGTTTCTCTCGTCTGCTGAAGAACGACAGGAAAAACATCTCCATCTTCAAGCGGGAGCAGAAGGCGGCCGCCACGTTGGGGATCGTTGTGGGGGCCTTCTCTGTCTGCTGGCTGCCCTTCTTCCTGATGTCCACGGCCAGGCCCTTCATCTGTGGGGTAGAGTGTAGCTGCGTTCCCCTCTGGGTGGAACGGTTTCTCCTCTGGCTGGGCTACGCCAACTCCCTCATCAACCCATTCATCTATGCCTTCTTCAACAGGGACCTGAGGACCACCTACCGTAACATTTTGCTCTGCAGGTACAGGAACATTAACCGCAAACTCTCCGCCGCCAGCATGCACGAGGCCATCAAACTGGCTGAGAGACCAGATCTGGAGATCTAG
- the LOC111967762 gene encoding pantothenate kinase 3 gives MDNGKASDQKRTGACQENGLTNGFKPTQTDNGSCNVLGSNGTSSSGCGGCSSSSSSSSGGGCSHNGIENVHHLQEDAHNNGSPPKRCRLRRRMDSGKKNRPPFPWFGMDIGGTLVKLVYFEPKDITAEEEQEEVESLKSIRHYLTSNVAYGDTGIRDVHLELKNLTMCGRKGNLHFIRFPTQDMLGFIQMGRDKNFSSLHTTLCATGGGAYKFEDDFRTIANLELQKLDELDCLIHGLLYVDSVGFNGHPKCYFFENPSDPESENCVKRACCLDNPFPMLLVNIGSGVSVLAVYSKDNYKRVTGTSLGGGTFLGLCCLLTGCETFEEALEMAAKGDSSNVDKLVKDIYGGDYERFGLQGSAVASSFGHMMSKEKRVSISKEDLARATLVTITNNIGSIARMCAVNEKIERVVFVGNFLRINTVSTKLLAYAMDFWSKGQLKALFLEHEGYFGAVGAFLELLRITDDL, from the exons ATGGATAATGGCAAAGCATCGGATCAGAAAAGAACAGGCGCTTGCCAAGAGAATGGTTTGACAAATGGATTCAAGCCTACACAAACTGACAACGGGAGCTGCAATGTTTTAGGTTCAAACGGAACCAGTAGCAGTGGTTGTGGcgggtgtagtagtagtagtagtagtagtagtggtggtggttgtagcCATAATGGAATTGAAAATGTCCACCATCTTCAGGAGGATGCCCATAATAATGGGTCGCCTCCAAAGCGGTGCAGACTCAGGAGAAGAATGGATTCTGGCAAAAAGAACCGACCGC CCTTCCCCTGGTTTGGGATGGACATCGGCGGCACCCTGGTGAAGCTGGTTTACTTTGAGCCTAAGGACATCACGGCagaggaggagcaagaggaggTGGAGAGCCTGAAGAGCATCCGCCACTACCTGACCTCCAATGTGGCCTACGGCGACACAGGCATCCGCGATGTCCACCTAGAGCTGAAAAACCTGACTATGTGCGGCCGGAAGGGCAACCTGCACTTCATCCGCTTCCCCACCCAAGACATGCTGGGCTTCATCCAGATGGGCAGAGACAAGAACTTCTCCAGCCTGCACACCACACTCTGTGCCACCGGCGGAGGGGCGTACAAGTTTGAGGACGACTTTAGGACG ATCGCCAACCTAGAGCTACAGAAGCTAGATGAACTGGACTGTCTCATCCATGGTCTTCTCTATGTGGACTCAGTGGGGTTCAATGGCCATCCAAAGTGCTACTTTTTCGAGAACCCCTCTGATCCAGAGAGTGAGAACTGTGTCAAGAGAGCGTGTTGCCTTGACAACCCCTTCCCCATGTTGTTGGTAAACATTGGCTCAGGGGTCAGCGTCCTGGCAGTCTATTCGAAGGACAACTACAAACGGGTCACAGGAACCAG TTTGGGAGGTGGTACTTTCCTAGGCCTGTGCTGCTTGCTGACTGGCTGCGAGACTTTCGAGGAGGCCCTGGAAATGGCAGCGAAGGGGGACAGCAGCAACGTGGACAAACTGGTGAAGGACATCTACGGAGGAGACTATGAACGCTTCGGTCTCCAGGGGTCTGCAGTTGCATCTAG TTTTGGTCATATGATGAGCAAGGAGAAGCGTGTCAGCATCAGTAAGGAGGACCTAGCCCGAGCCACTCTCGTCACCATCACCAACAACATTGGTTCTATTGCTCGTATGTGTGCGGTGAATGAG AAAATTGAAAGAGTGGTGTTTGTTGGGAATTTCCTGAGAATCAATACTGTGTCAACGAAGCTGCTTGCGTACGCCATGGACTTTTGGTCCAAAGGACAATTAAAAGCTCTCTTCTTAGAGCATGAG GGTTATTTCGGGGCCGTCGGTGCCTTCCTGGAACTACTGAGGATAACAGATGACCTTTGA